In a genomic window of Streptococcus oralis:
- a CDS encoding uroporphyrinogen decarboxylase family protein, with amino-acid sequence MSEKKEWVLKAFRGEKVDRVPVGFWHHFTSEDEWLHGFSNPVIIEKNIEGHKRFIREVQPDFIKLMSDGYFAYPNPAIAKGKSLQELATIQPLGPEHAWIKEQVDLVKKIKQEFTEDIVAIYNIFAPVTYLKWLLGEVSGGDDLIADFLVEDPEALKKVLDVIAEDIASLSRAVIEEAGADGIYLSVQSIQDQRVSAAEYQAVIAPSEITVLEAASAVGGVTVLHICGYEGARNDIHLFADYPAQVFNWAVGPEGITLKEGREIFKGHTVLGGFENGKTGLLYTGSKDAIQAEAKKLVAEAGEQGLVLGADCTIPSDIAVERIQWVREALEN; translated from the coding sequence ATGTCAGAAAAAAAAGAATGGGTTTTAAAAGCATTTAGAGGTGAAAAGGTTGATCGTGTGCCAGTTGGTTTTTGGCACCATTTCACATCCGAAGACGAATGGCTACACGGATTTTCAAATCCAGTCATTATCGAGAAGAATATTGAGGGCCATAAGCGCTTTATCCGAGAAGTTCAGCCGGACTTTATCAAGTTAATGAGTGATGGCTACTTTGCTTATCCAAATCCAGCGATTGCCAAAGGAAAATCACTTCAAGAATTGGCAACCATTCAACCACTCGGACCAGAGCACGCTTGGATAAAAGAGCAGGTGGACTTGGTTAAAAAAATCAAGCAAGAGTTTACAGAAGATATCGTTGCGATTTACAATATTTTTGCTCCTGTGACCTATCTCAAGTGGCTACTGGGGGAAGTATCTGGTGGGGATGACCTCATTGCGGACTTTCTGGTGGAAGACCCTGAAGCCCTCAAGAAGGTGTTGGATGTGATTGCAGAGGATATTGCGAGTCTCAGCCGAGCTGTTATCGAAGAGGCTGGTGCTGATGGAATCTACCTCAGCGTGCAGAGTATCCAAGATCAACGAGTGTCGGCAGCAGAGTATCAAGCCGTCATTGCACCTAGCGAGATAACGGTTCTGGAAGCAGCTAGTGCTGTTGGTGGTGTCACGGTTCTTCATATCTGTGGCTACGAGGGAGCACGAAATGATATTCACCTTTTTGCAGACTATCCAGCCCAAGTCTTTAACTGGGCTGTAGGACCAGAGGGAATCACTCTCAAGGAAGGTCGTGAGATTTTCAAGGGACATACGGTTCTTGGAGGATTTGAAAATGGTAAGACAGGCTTGCTGTATACTGGTAGCAAGGATGCCATTCAGGCTGAAGCAAAGAAACTAGTTGCAGAAGCTGGGGAACAGGGCTTGGTACTTGGGGCAGATTGTACCATTCCAAGTGATATCGCAGTTGAGCGTATCCAGTGGGTGAGAGAAGCGCTTGAAAACTAA
- a CDS encoding uroporphyrinogen decarboxylase family protein, translating into MASKRELVFRAIRGDEVERVPVGFWFHFVTLEEKGQGLNNPRIFQKSVDGHHNYVERIRPDFVKIMSDGFFLYPSNVYRPKIASIQELTSIESIGEEHPWIQQQVEVVQAIRETFTEEIASFYNIFSPISYLKRWFRTETSRGDREVADLLLENPEQLRSILDVIARDIAILTQKIIQQGGVDGIYLSTQEIQDERITPELYQTYIEPSNIAILEAANQVGGTNILHICGFEGASNDVTIFKDYPAQVVNWATHHEDVSLTQGQELFPGKAVLGGFENGKKSLLYQGSKAELQDETRRLLAEAGNKGVLLGADCTVPDDFDLERLDWIRQAAVL; encoded by the coding sequence ATGGCGAGTAAAAGAGAGCTAGTCTTTAGAGCGATTCGAGGCGATGAAGTGGAAAGAGTTCCTGTGGGATTTTGGTTTCATTTTGTAACACTCGAAGAAAAGGGGCAGGGATTAAATAATCCACGTATCTTTCAAAAAAGTGTTGATGGGCATCACAATTATGTGGAAAGGATTCGTCCTGATTTTGTCAAAATTATGAGCGACGGTTTTTTCCTTTATCCAAGTAATGTCTATCGTCCTAAGATTGCAAGCATTCAGGAGCTGACTTCTATTGAGTCGATTGGTGAGGAACACCCATGGATTCAGCAACAGGTGGAAGTGGTACAAGCGATTCGAGAGACCTTTACCGAAGAGATTGCTTCTTTCTACAATATCTTTTCGCCTATCTCCTACCTCAAGCGTTGGTTCCGTACAGAAACTTCTCGAGGAGATAGGGAAGTGGCTGACCTATTGCTTGAAAATCCTGAGCAACTCAGATCTATTCTAGATGTGATTGCAAGAGATATTGCTATCCTAACTCAGAAAATCATCCAGCAAGGTGGAGTTGATGGGATTTATCTCAGCACCCAGGAAATTCAAGATGAGCGCATCACACCAGAACTCTACCAAACCTATATCGAACCGAGCAATATAGCGATTTTGGAGGCAGCCAATCAGGTTGGTGGGACCAATATCCTCCATATCTGTGGTTTTGAAGGTGCGAGCAATGATGTGACGATATTTAAGGACTATCCAGCTCAAGTGGTCAACTGGGCGACCCACCATGAGGATGTTAGTTTGACACAGGGGCAAGAGTTGTTTCCAGGCAAGGCCGTTTTAGGTGGATTTGAAAACGGCAAGAAAAGCTTGCTTTATCAAGGTTCCAAGGCGGAATTGCAAGATGAAACAAGACGGTTGCTGGCTGAAGCTGGTAATAAAGGCGTTCTTCTGGGAGCTGACTGTACTGTTCCAGATGACTTTGACTTAGAGAGGTTGGACTGGATTCGGCAGGCAGCTGTTCTCTAA
- a CDS encoding 5'-nucleotidase, lipoprotein e(P4) family, producing the protein MKISKVTITIASTLTSVILLTGCGTNSANSQTTQSSTSDNQVTMTYDQLRSRENTMSTLWYQKAAETKALYLQGYNVATDRLKELLKTQTDKPYSIVLDLDETVLDNSPYQAQNVKDGTAFTPENWDVWVKKAAAKAVPGAKDFLQFADQNGVQIYYVSDRTIDQVDDTIKNLENEGIPVQSRDHLMFLEKGVKSKEGRRQAVQEKTNLVMLLGDNLVDFAEFSKTSETERNQKLEELQKEFGEKFIIFPNPMYGSWESTVYNGNKLDAKGQTEERQKNLQGFDK; encoded by the coding sequence ATGAAAATATCCAAAGTTACCATTACAATTGCTTCTACACTTACTTCCGTCATTTTACTGACTGGCTGTGGTACAAATTCGGCAAATTCACAGACAACACAAAGTAGTACATCTGATAATCAGGTTACAATGACCTATGATCAGTTGCGTTCAAGAGAAAATACTATGTCAACTCTTTGGTATCAAAAAGCAGCTGAAACCAAGGCACTCTATCTACAAGGTTACAATGTCGCTACTGATCGTTTGAAAGAACTACTAAAAACACAGACAGATAAACCCTACTCTATCGTTTTGGACTTGGACGAAACTGTATTAGACAATAGCCCTTATCAAGCGCAAAATGTCAAAGACGGAACAGCATTTACCCCAGAAAACTGGGATGTCTGGGTAAAAAAAGCCGCAGCCAAGGCTGTACCAGGTGCTAAAGACTTTCTCCAATTTGCAGACCAAAACGGTGTCCAAATTTACTATGTATCTGACCGCACGATAGATCAGGTAGATGATACGATCAAAAACCTAGAAAACGAAGGAATTCCTGTACAAAGCCGCGATCATCTCATGTTCTTAGAAAAAGGCGTCAAATCTAAAGAAGGTCGTAGACAAGCAGTCCAAGAAAAAACCAACTTAGTCATGCTACTAGGAGACAATCTTGTGGACTTTGCAGAGTTTTCAAAGACCTCTGAAACTGAGCGCAACCAAAAATTAGAGGAATTACAAAAAGAGTTTGGTGAGAAATTCATCATTTTCCCTAACCCAATGTACGGATCATGGGAAAGCACTGTTTACAATGGTAATAAATTGGATGCCAAGGGTCAAACTGAAGAGCGACAAAAAAACTTACAAGGTTTTGATAAATAA
- a CDS encoding LLM class flavin-dependent oxidoreductase, translated as MVELGISTFGETTALEATGQIYSHDERIRQLVAEIELADKVGLDVYGIGEHHREDFAVSAPEIILAAGAVNTKKIRLTSSVSILSSMDPIRLFQQYATIDALSNGRAEIMAGRGSFTESFPLFGYDLKDYEALFDEKLDLLQLANESTKVNWQGQLTQSIAGKEVYPRPVQDKLPLWVATGGHVESTVKIAQAGLPIVYAIIGGNPRYFKKLIQAYREIGREAGHAEKDLKVGAHSWGWISEDGEQAVKDYFHPTKQVVDAISKDRPHWQELTYEQYLEQVGPNGAMFVGNPDQVAEKLIRMIEDLDLDRFMLHLPLGSMPHDQVLRAIELFGTQVAPKVRAYFAMKEGL; from the coding sequence ATGGTAGAATTAGGAATTTCAACATTTGGTGAAACAACCGCTCTGGAAGCGACTGGGCAGATTTACAGTCATGATGAACGCATTCGTCAGTTGGTGGCAGAAATTGAGCTGGCTGATAAGGTTGGTTTGGATGTGTACGGGATTGGGGAGCATCATCGGGAGGACTTTGCGGTATCGGCGCCAGAGATTATTCTTGCAGCTGGGGCAGTCAATACCAAAAAGATTCGTTTGACTAGTTCGGTCAGCATTCTCTCGAGTATGGATCCGATTCGCTTGTTCCAACAATATGCTACCATCGATGCCTTGTCAAATGGACGGGCAGAGATTATGGCAGGTCGTGGTTCATTTACCGAATCCTTCCCTCTGTTTGGCTATGACTTGAAAGACTATGAAGCTCTTTTTGATGAAAAGTTAGACCTGCTTCAGCTGGCAAATGAAAGCACCAAAGTGAACTGGCAGGGACAATTGACTCAAAGCATCGCTGGAAAAGAAGTCTATCCTCGTCCTGTTCAGGACAAATTGCCATTGTGGGTGGCGACAGGAGGTCATGTAGAGTCAACAGTGAAGATTGCTCAGGCGGGGTTGCCGATTGTCTATGCCATTATCGGTGGCAATCCACGTTATTTTAAAAAGCTGATTCAAGCTTATCGTGAGATTGGTAGGGAAGCCGGTCATGCGGAGAAAGACCTGAAAGTGGGTGCTCATTCTTGGGGCTGGATTTCGGAAGATGGCGAGCAGGCTGTCAAAGATTATTTCCATCCGACCAAGCAAGTGGTGGATGCAATTTCCAAGGACCGTCCGCACTGGCAGGAGTTGACCTATGAGCAATATTTGGAGCAAGTTGGACCAAATGGTGCCATGTTTGTGGGCAATCCAGATCAGGTGGCAGAAAAATTGATTCGCATGATTGAGGATTTAGACTTGGACCGTTTCATGCTCCATCTACCGCTTGGTTCTATGCCACATGATCAAGTTTTGAGAGCTATTGAACTCTTCGGCACACAAGTGGCTCCAAAAGTACGAGCATACTTTGCCATGAAAGAGGGGTTATAA
- the glmS gene encoding glutamine--fructose-6-phosphate transaminase (isomerizing), translated as MCGIVGVVGNTNATDILIQGLEKLEYRGYDSAGIFVLGGAENHLVKAVGRIAELSAKTTGVEGTTGIGHTRWATHGKPTEDNAHPHRSETGRFVLVHNGVIENYLEIKEEYLTGHHFKGQTDTEIAVHLIGKFAEEDGLSVLEAFKKALHIIRGSYAFALIDSENPDVIYVAKNKSPLLIGLGEGYNMVCSDAMAMIRETNQYMEIHDQELVIVKADSVEVQDYDGNRRKRASYTAELDLSDIGKGTYPYYMLKEIDEQPTVMRKLIQAYTDEAGQVVVDPAIIKAVQEADRIYILAAGTSYHAGFASKKMLEELTDTPVELGISSEWGYGMPLLSKKPLFIFISQSGETADSRQVLVKANEMRIPSLTVTNVPGSTLSREANHTMLLHAGPEIAVASTKAYTAQIAALAFLAKAVGEANGNAKAQAFDLVHELSIVAQSIESTLSEKETIDAKVRELLETTRNAFYIGRGQDYYVAMEASLKLKEISYIQCEGFAAGELKHGTIALIEEGTPVLALLSDPVLANHTRGNIQEVAARGAKVLTIAEENVAKETDDIVLTTVHPYLSPISMVVPTQLVAYFATLHRGLDVDKPRNLAKSVTVE; from the coding sequence ATGTGTGGAATTGTTGGTGTTGTTGGAAACACAAATGCAACTGATATTTTGATTCAGGGGCTTGAAAAGCTCGAATACCGTGGTTATGATTCTGCGGGGATTTTTGTCCTAGGTGGTGCTGAAAATCATCTAGTTAAGGCTGTCGGTCGTATCGCAGAATTGTCTGCCAAAACTACTGGCGTTGAGGGAACAACTGGTATCGGTCATACACGTTGGGCGACTCACGGAAAACCAACAGAAGACAATGCTCACCCACATCGCTCTGAGACTGGACGTTTTGTCTTGGTGCATAATGGAGTGATTGAAAACTATCTTGAAATCAAGGAAGAATACCTTACAGGTCACCACTTTAAGGGGCAAACCGATACGGAAATCGCTGTTCACTTGATTGGGAAATTTGCAGAAGAAGATGGTCTCTCAGTTCTTGAAGCCTTCAAAAAAGCTCTTCACATCATCCGTGGTTCTTATGCCTTTGCCTTGATTGACTCTGAAAATCCAGATGTCATCTATGTCGCTAAGAACAAATCTCCACTTTTGATTGGTCTTGGGGAAGGTTATAACATGGTCTGCTCAGATGCTATGGCCATGATTCGTGAAACCAACCAATACATGGAAATCCATGACCAAGAGTTGGTAATCGTCAAGGCTGATAGCGTCGAAGTTCAAGACTATGATGGCAATCGCCGTAAGCGCGCTAGCTACACTGCTGAACTTGACTTGTCTGATATCGGTAAGGGAACTTACCCTTACTACATGCTCAAGGAAATCGATGAGCAACCAACGGTGATGCGCAAGTTGATCCAAGCCTACACAGATGAGGCAGGTCAAGTAGTGGTTGACCCGGCTATCATCAAGGCTGTTCAAGAGGCAGACCGCATCTATATCCTCGCAGCTGGAACTTCTTACCATGCAGGATTTGCTTCTAAGAAGATGCTGGAAGAATTGACAGATACACCAGTTGAACTTGGAATCTCATCTGAGTGGGGCTATGGTATGCCACTTCTCAGCAAGAAACCACTTTTCATCTTTATCAGCCAGTCTGGTGAAACAGCTGATAGCCGTCAGGTTTTGGTTAAGGCCAATGAAATGAGGATTCCGAGCTTGACAGTGACAAACGTCCCAGGTTCAACCCTTTCACGTGAAGCCAATCATACCATGCTCCTTCATGCAGGTCCTGAAATTGCCGTAGCATCAACAAAGGCTTATACAGCACAAATCGCAGCCCTTGCCTTCCTTGCAAAAGCAGTCGGAGAAGCAAACGGCAATGCTAAAGCGCAAGCCTTTGATCTGGTTCATGAGTTGTCAATCGTAGCTCAGTCTATCGAATCAACCCTTTCAGAAAAAGAAACCATTGATGCCAAGGTTCGAGAGCTTCTTGAAACAACTCGCAACGCTTTTTACATTGGACGTGGTCAAGACTACTATGTAGCCATGGAAGCCAGTCTCAAACTCAAAGAGATTTCTTACATCCAATGTGAAGGCTTTGCGGCAGGAGAACTCAAGCACGGAACCATTGCCTTGATTGAAGAAGGAACGCCTGTCTTGGCCCTCTTGTCAGATCCAGTCCTTGCTAACCACACTCGTGGAAATATCCAGGAGGTCGCAGCCCGTGGTGCTAAGGTACTTACAATCGCAGAAGAAAATGTTGCCAAAGAGACAGATGATATCGTTCTTACGACTGTCCACCCTTACCTCTCACCAATCTCAATGGTCGTACCAACGCAATTGGTCGCTTACTTTGCAACCCTCCACCGTGGACTCGATGTGGACAAACCACGTAACCTTGCTAAGTCAGTAACAGTAGAATAA
- a CDS encoding EamA family transporter, whose translation MWFFFALLSAIFAALTSILAKIGIEGVPSNLATAIRTVVVILMAWVMVFLTNSQTEIVNISRKSWLFLILSGLATGASWLCYYKALQMGNATEVSAVDKFSLVITLVLAFFFLQDVLTFKTIIGCILITIGTLVMIL comes from the coding sequence ATGTGGTTTTTCTTCGCACTTTTATCTGCTATCTTTGCAGCCCTAACGTCAATTTTAGCCAAGATTGGGATTGAGGGAGTTCCATCCAATCTAGCAACTGCTATTCGTACGGTCGTCGTCATTCTTATGGCCTGGGTCATGGTTTTCTTGACCAATAGCCAGACCGAAATTGTCAATATCAGTAGAAAAAGTTGGCTCTTTCTCATCTTATCTGGTTTAGCCACTGGCGCCTCCTGGCTCTGCTACTACAAGGCCCTACAGATGGGCAATGCGACTGAGGTATCTGCTGTCGATAAATTCAGTCTCGTCATTACCCTCGTTCTAGCCTTTTTCTTCCTACAGGATGTCCTGACGTTTAAAACAATTATTGGCTGTATCCTGATTACGATTGGGACCTTGGTGATGATATTGTAA
- a CDS encoding glycoside hydrolase family 1 protein has product MLKFPKDFVWGSSTSGPQTEGRVPGDGKGYNLWDYWFQVEPNRYYNGIGPDKTSTFYENWEKDIELLVETGHTAFRTSIQWSRIFPQGRGEINPQGVAFYRQVFEAIKAKGIRLLVNLYHFDLPFALQEAGDGWENKATVKAYEDYARFCFETYGDLVDQWITFNEPIVPVEFGYFYDAHYPHKVDAKAAVKVAYHTQLASSLAVKACHEILPGSKIGIVLNLTPAYPRSQHPADVKAARIADLFQAQSFLDPSVLGAYPEELVEILSEHDLLPEYTVEELELIREHTVDFLGVNYYQPLRVMAPRFAKHPDSPLLPEHFYEPYIMPGRKINPHRGWEIYEQGIYDIAQNIKENYGNIEWMLTENGMGVEGEDKFRVNGMIQDDYRIDFVKGHLRELHRAIEDGANCKGYLIWTFIDCWSWLNSYKNRYGLVELDLETQERRLKKSGHWFKELSDHNGF; this is encoded by the coding sequence ATGTTAAAATTTCCAAAGGATTTTGTCTGGGGTTCCTCTACTTCTGGACCACAGACAGAAGGTCGTGTACCTGGTGACGGCAAGGGATACAATCTCTGGGATTATTGGTTCCAAGTAGAGCCAAATCGTTACTACAATGGAATTGGACCTGATAAAACATCGACTTTTTACGAAAACTGGGAAAAGGATATTGAGCTTTTGGTAGAGACTGGGCATACAGCCTTCCGAACTTCTATCCAGTGGTCTCGTATTTTTCCGCAAGGTCGTGGAGAGATCAATCCGCAAGGGGTGGCTTTCTACCGTCAGGTTTTTGAGGCTATTAAGGCCAAGGGGATTCGTCTCTTAGTCAATCTCTATCACTTCGACCTGCCTTTTGCCCTTCAAGAAGCTGGTGATGGCTGGGAAAATAAGGCAACTGTCAAGGCTTATGAAGACTATGCTCGTTTTTGTTTTGAGACTTACGGTGACTTGGTAGACCAATGGATTACCTTTAATGAACCCATCGTCCCCGTAGAATTTGGTTATTTTTATGATGCCCATTATCCTCACAAGGTGGATGCCAAAGCAGCGGTTAAGGTTGCCTATCATACGCAACTGGCTAGTAGTCTTGCGGTTAAGGCCTGTCATGAGATTCTGCCTGGCTCTAAGATTGGAATTGTACTTAACTTGACACCAGCCTATCCACGTAGCCAGCATCCTGCGGATGTCAAGGCTGCGCGCATTGCCGACCTCTTCCAAGCTCAATCTTTCCTAGATCCGTCTGTCTTGGGAGCTTATCCAGAAGAATTAGTAGAAATCTTGTCTGAGCATGATTTGCTGCCAGAGTACACTGTTGAAGAGTTAGAACTCATTCGGGAGCATACAGTGGACTTTCTTGGAGTCAATTACTACCAACCTTTGCGCGTTATGGCGCCACGTTTTGCCAAGCATCCAGACAGTCCACTCTTGCCAGAACATTTCTATGAGCCTTATATCATGCCGGGCCGTAAAATCAATCCTCATCGCGGTTGGGAAATCTACGAGCAGGGGATTTATGATATCGCTCAAAATATCAAGGAAAATTATGGCAATATTGAGTGGATGTTGACAGAGAATGGCATGGGTGTTGAAGGTGAAGATAAATTCCGTGTGAATGGCATGATTCAGGATGACTATCGTATCGACTTTGTCAAAGGACATCTGCGTGAACTTCACCGTGCCATTGAAGACGGAGCCAATTGTAAGGGTTACTTAATCTGGACCTTTATTGATTGCTGGTCATGGCTCAATAGCTATAAAAACCGCTATGGTTTGGTTGAACTTGACTTGGAAACACAGGAACGCCGTCTGAAGAAATCAGGGCACTGGTTCAAGGAACTCAGCGACCATAATGGATTTTAA
- a CDS encoding proline--tRNA ligase, whose amino-acid sequence MKQSKMLIPTLREMPSDAQVISHALMLRAGYVRQVSAGVYSYLPLANRVIEKAKNIMRQEFDKIGAVEMLAPALLSADLWRESGRYETYGEDLYKLKNREKSDFILGPTHEETFTAIVRDSVKSYKQLPLNLYQIQPKYRDEKRPRNGLLRTREFIMKDGYSFHANYDSLAVTYDEYKAAYERIFTRSGLDFKAIIGDGGAMGGKDSQEFMAITPARTDLDRWVVLDKSVASFDEIPAEVQEEIKAELLKWMVSGEDTIAYSSESSYAANLEMATNEYKPSNRVVAEEEVTRVETPGVKSIDEVATFLNIPEEQTIKTLFYMADGELVAALLVGNDQLNEVKLKNHLGADFFDIASEEEVASAVQAGFGSLGPVGLPENVKIIADRKVQDVRNAVVGANEDGYHLTGVNPGRDFTAEYVDIREVREGEISPDGQGVLNFARGIEIGHIFKLGTRYSASMGADVLDENGRAVPIIMGCYGIGVSRLLSAVMEQHARLFVNKTPKGEYRYAWGVNFPKELAPFDVHLITVNVKDEEAQALTDKLEASLMGAGYEVLTDDRNERVGVKFSDSDLIGLPIRITVGKKAADGIVEVKIKATGDTIEVHADNLLETLEILSKK is encoded by the coding sequence ATGAAACAAAGTAAAATGCTAATCCCAACGCTTCGCGAAATGCCAAGTGATGCTCAAGTTATCAGCCACGCCCTAATGTTGCGTGCTGGTTATGTTCGTCAAGTTTCTGCCGGTGTTTATTCTTACCTACCACTCGCTAACCGTGTGATTGAAAAGGCTAAGAACATCATGCGCCAAGAATTTGATAAGATTGGTGCAGTGGAGATGTTGGCTCCTGCCCTTCTCAGTGCCGATCTTTGGCGTGAATCAGGCCGTTATGAAACCTATGGTGAAGACCTTTATAAACTGAAAAACCGTGAAAAGTCAGACTTTATCCTAGGTCCGACACACGAAGAAACTTTTACAGCTATTGTTCGTGACTCTGTGAAATCTTACAAGCAATTGCCACTCAACCTTTACCAAATCCAACCTAAATACCGTGATGAAAAACGTCCACGTAACGGACTTCTCCGTACGCGTGAATTTATCATGAAAGACGGCTATAGTTTCCATGCTAATTACGATAGTTTGGCTGTGACCTATGATGAATACAAGGCTGCCTATGAACGCATCTTCACTCGCAGTGGTTTAGACTTTAAAGCCATCATCGGTGACGGTGGAGCCATGGGTGGTAAGGATAGCCAAGAATTTATGGCCATCACCCCTGCTCGTACAGACCTTGACCGCTGGGTTGTCTTGGACAAGTCAGTTGCCTCATTTGATGAAATTCCTGCGGAAGTGCAAGAAGAAATCAAGGCAGAATTGCTCAAATGGATGGTTTCTGGTGAAGACACCATCGCCTACTCAAGTGAGTCTAGCTATGCGGCTAACTTAGAAATGGCAACAAACGAGTACAAGCCAAGCAACCGTGTCGTTGCGGAAGAAGAAGTGACTAGAGTGGAAACACCAGGTGTTAAATCTATTGACGAAGTCGCAACCTTCCTTAACATCCCAGAAGAACAAACAATCAAAACCCTCTTCTACATGGCAGATGGTGAGCTTGTTGCAGCCCTTCTAGTTGGAAATGACCAACTCAATGAAGTCAAGTTGAAAAACCACTTGGGAGCAGATTTCTTTGACATTGCGAGCGAGGAAGAAGTAGCAAGTGCTGTTCAAGCCGGCTTTGGTTCACTTGGCCCAGTTGGTTTGCCAGAAAATGTGAAAATCATTGCAGACCGTAAGGTGCAAGATGTTCGCAATGCTGTTGTAGGGGCTAATGAAGATGGCTACCACTTGACGGGTGTGAATCCAGGTCGTGACTTTACTGCAGAATACGTGGATATCCGCGAAGTTCGTGAGGGTGAAATTTCCCCAGACGGACAAGGTGTCTTAAACTTCGCCCGTGGTATTGAGATCGGTCATATTTTCAAACTCGGAACTCGCTACTCAGCAAGTATGGGCGCAGATGTTTTGGACGAAAATGGCCGTGCTGTGCCAATCATCATGGGTTGTTACGGTATCGGTGTTAGCCGTCTCCTTTCAGCCGTTATGGAGCAACACGCTCGCCTCTTTGTCAATAAAACGCCAAAAGGCGAATACCGTTATGCTTGGGGAGTTAACTTCCCTAAAGAATTAGCACCATTTGATGTGCACTTGATTACTGTCAATGTCAAAGATGAAGAAGCGCAAGCCTTGACAGATAAACTTGAAGCAAGCTTGATGGGAGCTGGTTACGAAGTCTTGACAGACGACCGTAACGAACGTGTCGGAGTGAAGTTTAGCGATAGTGACTTGATTGGGTTGCCAATCCGTATTACTGTTGGGAAGAAAGCAGCTGACGGTATTGTAGAAGTTAAGATCAAGGCGACTGGTGACACCATCGAAGTTCATGCAGACAACTTGCTTGAAACGCTTGAAATCCTCAGCAAGAAATAA
- the rseP gene encoding RIP metalloprotease RseP, with protein MIGLLTFILVFGIIVVVHEFGHFYFAKKSGILVREFAIGMGPKIFSHIGKDGTAYTIRILPLGGYVRMAGWGDDATEIKTGTPVSLTLADDGKVKRINLSGKKLDQTALPMQVTQFDFEDKLFIKGLVLEEEKTFTVDHDATVVEEDGTEVRIAPLDVQYQNASIWGKLITNFAGPMNNFILGVVVFWILIFFQGGVRDTQTNLFHVMPEGALAKVGVAETAQITKVGSHEVKNWQDLTQAVEADTKDKTAPTLDVTISENGSEKQVTVTPEENQGRYILGVQPVVKSDFLSMFVGGFTTAADSGLRILSALKNLIFHPDLNKLGGPVAIFKASSDAAKNGLENVLYFLAIISINIGIFNLIPIPALDGGKIVLNILEAIRRKPLKQEIETYVTMAGVVIMVVLMLAVTWNDIMRLFF; from the coding sequence ATGATTGGATTGCTAACCTTTATCCTCGTTTTTGGGATTATTGTGGTGGTGCATGAGTTTGGACATTTTTATTTTGCCAAGAAATCAGGCATTCTAGTTCGTGAATTTGCCATTGGTATGGGGCCCAAGATTTTTTCCCATATCGGTAAGGATGGCACTGCTTATACCATTCGAATCCTTCCTCTAGGAGGCTATGTTCGTATGGCAGGCTGGGGTGATGATGCGACAGAGATCAAGACAGGAACTCCGGTCAGTTTAACACTTGCTGATGATGGTAAGGTCAAACGGATCAACCTCTCAGGGAAGAAACTGGATCAAACGGCTCTTCCTATGCAGGTAACCCAGTTTGACTTTGAAGACAAGCTCTTTATCAAGGGCTTGGTCCTGGAAGAAGAAAAGACTTTTACAGTGGATCATGATGCAACGGTTGTTGAAGAAGATGGAACCGAAGTGCGCATCGCTCCTTTGGATGTACAGTATCAAAATGCTTCTATCTGGGGCAAGCTCATCACCAACTTTGCAGGTCCCATGAATAACTTTATCTTAGGTGTTGTTGTTTTTTGGATCTTGATCTTTTTCCAGGGCGGTGTTAGAGATACTCAGACCAATCTCTTTCATGTCATGCCAGAGGGAGCTTTGGCTAAGGTGGGCGTAGCTGAGACCGCTCAAATTACCAAGGTCGGCTCGCATGAGGTTAAGAATTGGCAAGACTTGACCCAGGCTGTGGAAGCAGATACCAAGGACAAGACAGCCCCGACCTTAGATGTGACCATTTCTGAAAATGGTAGCGAAAAACAAGTCACGGTGACTCCAGAAGAGAATCAAGGACGTTACATTCTCGGGGTTCAACCGGTAGTCAAGTCAGACTTTCTATCCATGTTTGTTGGTGGATTTACAACTGCAGCTGACTCAGGACTTCGTATCCTTTCGGCTCTGAAAAACTTGATTTTCCATCCAGATTTGAACAAACTCGGTGGTCCCGTTGCCATTTTTAAGGCAAGTAGCGATGCTGCTAAAAATGGTCTTGAGAATGTCCTCTATTTCCTAGCTATAATTTCCATCAATATCGGGATTTTTAACTTGATTCCTATCCCGGCTTTGGATGGTGGAAAGATTGTGCTCAATATCCTAGAGGCTATCCGCCGGAAACCCCTTAAACAAGAAATTGAAACCTATGTCACCATGGCTGGTGTAGTTATCATGGTTGTCTTGATGCTAGCTGTGACCTGGAATGACATTATGCGACTCTTCTTTTAG